One Tripterygium wilfordii isolate XIE 37 chromosome 10, ASM1340144v1, whole genome shotgun sequence DNA segment encodes these proteins:
- the LOC120007289 gene encoding protein FAR-RED IMPAIRED RESPONSE 1-like encodes MLALYIEAKFKEFQKELTGLIYCDINNVTKNDYFLHFEVEEDVFYGDKGRKKIVFMVSYDHVTVTLFYTCCKFEFKDILCRYSIIVLIHHGQDTILEHYIFKCWRKDVRRSHSRVKVNYEGMKISGDQERYDEMCTLFAKLADLAAETDENFSYVTLWIEDSMKNMTASNMVGVTPTIVGMNGASTSNDPMATRGKERPPCL; translated from the coding sequence ATGCTAGCCTTATACATTGAAGCCAAGTTTAAGGAATTTCAAAAGGAGTTGACAGGTTTGATTTATTGTGATATAAACAATGTAACGAAGAATGACTATTTTCTACACTTTGAGGTAGAAGAAGATGTTTTTTATGGAGATAAGGGgaggaagaaaattgtattCATGGTGTCATATGACCATGTTACAGTCACATTGTTCTATACTTGCTGCAAGTTTGAGTTCAAAGACATATTGTGTAGGTATTCGATAATTGTGTTAATTCACCATGGCCAAGATACAATACtagaacactacatatttaagTGTTGGAGAAAGGATGTGAGGAGATCACATAGTCGTGTTAAAGTCAATTACGAGGGCATGAAGATATCAGGTGATCAAGAACGATATGATGAGATGTGTACGTTGTTCGCGAAATTGGCAGACTTGGCTGCTGAGACTGATGAAAATTTTTCCTATGTAACGCTATGGATTGAGGATTCCATGAAGAACATGACTGCCAGCAATATGGTTGGAGTTACCCCGACTATTGTTGGTATGAATGGAGCCAGTACCTCTAATGATCCTATGGCAACAAGGGGGAAAGAACGTCCTCCATGTTTGTGA